A genomic window from Tolypothrix sp. PCC 7910 includes:
- a CDS encoding PIN domain-containing protein: MKYGLAINLERAVKIQPLIETFLKAIIILPFGSTEADQAAQIRSILKIAGSPIGAYDVLIAATALTHNHIVVTSNVREFQRVPSLQIENWRSCL, translated from the coding sequence ATGAAATATGGATTAGCAATAAATTTAGAAAGAGCCGTCAAAATCCAACCGTTGATTGAAACATTTTTAAAAGCAATTATAATTTTACCTTTTGGTTCAACTGAAGCAGATCAAGCAGCCCAAATTAGAAGCATTCTGAAAATAGCAGGTTCTCCTATCGGTGCTTACGATGTACTTATTGCTGCAACAGCATTAACTCATAATCATATTGTCGTCACATCTAACGTTAGGGAATTTCAACGAGTACCCAGCTTGCAAATCGAAAATTGGCGTTCTTGTCTCTAA
- a CDS encoding NAD(P)-dependent oxidoreductase: MSQKRILVTGASGCIGHYISEALINETDHELYLLVRNPSKLQVNIQARPGITVLQGDMQEIGQFANLLSTIDVAVLTATAWGGEQTFNINVNKTLELLKLLDPAKCEQVIYFSTASVLNRYNQPLKEAGEIGTDYVSSKYHCLQELSKLAIAPKITTVFPTLVLGGDNHKPYSHLTTGIPEVTKYANLIRFLQADGSFHFIHGKDIATTVKYLIENPSNTQEPRRFVLGQEKLTVNQAVEQLCAYLGKKIYFRIPLSLSLANLIIAVFKIQMAAWDRFCMNYRHFTYENAINPATFGLPNYCATMSDVLKISGVKRGGVKTN, from the coding sequence ATGAGTCAAAAACGGATTTTAGTGACTGGTGCAAGTGGCTGTATAGGTCACTACATAAGTGAAGCCTTAATTAACGAAACAGATCACGAACTGTATTTACTAGTTAGAAACCCCAGTAAACTCCAAGTTAATATTCAGGCGCGTCCAGGTATCACTGTATTACAAGGTGATATGCAAGAAATTGGACAGTTCGCTAACTTGCTATCAACAATTGATGTGGCGGTACTAACAGCAACAGCTTGGGGTGGGGAGCAAACATTTAATATTAATGTCAATAAAACTCTAGAATTGCTGAAGCTGCTAGACCCAGCAAAATGCGAACAGGTAATTTATTTTTCTACCGCTAGCGTTTTAAATCGTTACAATCAACCACTCAAAGAAGCTGGGGAAATTGGTACAGATTACGTCAGTTCTAAATATCACTGTTTACAGGAACTATCAAAACTTGCGATCGCACCGAAAATTACTACAGTTTTTCCGACTTTAGTTTTAGGCGGCGATAATCATAAGCCCTATTCTCATTTAACAACTGGTATCCCCGAAGTCACAAAATATGCGAATTTAATTCGGTTTTTGCAAGCCGATGGTAGTTTCCATTTCATCCACGGAAAAGACATAGCCACCACAGTCAAATATTTAATTGAAAATCCCTCTAATACTCAGGAACCCCGCAGGTTTGTTTTAGGTCAAGAGAAATTAACTGTTAACCAAGCTGTCGAACAACTCTGCGCCTATCTAGGTAAGAAGATTTATTTTCGCATTCCCCTATCGTTATCCTTGGCAAATTTAATTATTGCAGTCTTTAAAATTCAGATGGCTGCTTGGGATAGATTCTGCATGAATTATCGACATTTTACCTACGAAAATGCCATCAATCCTGCCACTTTTGGGTTACCAAATTACTGTGCAACTATGAGCGATGTCTTGAAAATTAGCGGTGTGAAGAGAGGCGGTGTCAAGACAAATTAA
- the hemE gene encoding uroporphyrinogen decarboxylase, which produces MGVSSTAPRLLMAARGEVVDRPPVWMMRQAGRYMKAYRDLREKYPSFRDRSEIPEVAIEVSLQPWRAFQPDGVILFSDIVTPLPGLGIDMDIAEGKGPIIHSPIRTQEQVDNLRPFEPEASLPFIKTILQALRQEVGNQSTVLGFVGAPWTLAAYAVEGKGSKTYSIIKNMAFSDPTILHQFLAKLADAIAVYARYQIDCGAQVVQMFDSWAGQLSPQDYDTFALPYQRRVFEQVKQTHPDTPLILLVSGSAGVLERMAQSGADVVTVDWAVDMADARARLGKHVKVQGNLDPGVLFGSKQFIRDRILDTVRKAGNWGHILNLGHGVLPETPEENVAFFFETAKQLNALV; this is translated from the coding sequence ATGGGTGTTTCCTCAACAGCTCCTAGACTCCTCATGGCAGCTCGTGGTGAAGTAGTAGACCGTCCTCCTGTATGGATGATGCGACAAGCGGGAAGGTACATGAAAGCTTATCGCGATTTAAGGGAGAAGTATCCTTCTTTCCGCGATCGCTCAGAAATTCCCGAAGTAGCGATTGAGGTTTCCCTACAGCCTTGGAGAGCCTTTCAACCAGACGGGGTGATTTTATTCTCCGACATTGTAACGCCATTGCCTGGTTTAGGCATTGACATGGACATTGCGGAAGGTAAAGGGCCAATTATTCACTCGCCCATTCGCACTCAAGAACAAGTAGATAACCTGCGTCCCTTTGAACCCGAAGCATCCCTGCCGTTTATAAAAACCATATTGCAGGCGTTGCGTCAAGAGGTAGGGAATCAATCAACGGTATTAGGCTTTGTTGGTGCGCCGTGGACATTGGCTGCTTATGCAGTAGAAGGAAAAGGTTCTAAAACCTATTCCATCATAAAAAATATGGCATTTTCTGACCCGACAATTCTGCATCAATTTTTAGCGAAATTAGCAGATGCGATCGCAGTTTACGCACGCTACCAAATTGACTGTGGCGCTCAAGTTGTCCAAATGTTTGACTCCTGGGCAGGTCAATTGAGTCCTCAAGATTATGACACCTTTGCTTTGCCATATCAGCGACGGGTTTTTGAACAAGTCAAGCAAACCCACCCCGACACACCCTTAATTTTGTTGGTTAGCGGTAGTGCAGGCGTGCTGGAAAGAATGGCACAATCTGGTGCGGATGTTGTGACTGTAGACTGGGCAGTAGACATGGCAGACGCACGGGCCAGATTAGGTAAGCACGTAAAAGTTCAGGGAAATCTCGACCCTGGTGTATTATTTGGTTCCAAACAGTTTATTCGCGATCGCATCCTCGATACTGTTCGCAAAGCTGGTAACTGGGGCCATATTCTCAACCTCGGTCATGGTGTACTACCAGAAACTCCAGAAGAAAATGTTGCTTTCTTCTTTGAAACAGCAAAGCAACTTAATGCACTAGTTTAG
- a CDS encoding S9 family peptidase, whose protein sequence is MYKDNFLQNITKPPVADKHPEVLELHGDRRIDNYFWLRDVDNPQVIGYLEAENSYTAAMMQHTESLQTNLYNEMLARIKETDLSVPYRKDDYYYYLRTEEGKDYPIYCRKKGSLSATEEVLLDENELAKGHEFFSLGVFDISPNHQILAYSADTSGSEQYTLFFRDLTTNQLLSETIPDTYFSFAWANDNQTVFYTKIDDANRPYQLFRHSLGTSPDEDILLYEEADELYHLYVDKTRSQAYILMSLRSSITTEVHYLDANHPQGNWQLVHPRTTGMEYDVDHHSDYFYIVTNDAATNFKLVKTLVASPSKANWQIVIPHQEDILLTGISLFANHLVIYERKCGLETARVRNLSTGEESNINFPEPTYEFYEGNNPEFHTTILRFHYTSFITPQSVFDYNMETQQRELKKETEVLGGYDRTQYQSEWLMATAEDGTKIPISIVYKQGIKKDSQNPLLLTGYGAYGSSYPATFSSNRLTLLDRGVVFAIAHIRGGEEMGRKWYEDGKFLQKKNTFTDFIACAEYLINQKWTASDRLVITGGSAGGLLMGAVTNLRPELFKAVVAHVPFVDVVSTILDTSLPLSAMEWEEWGNPNDPVYYDYMKSYSPYDNVEAKDYPDMLITAGLNDSRVKYWEPAKWTAKLRELKTDNNILLLKTNMGAGHSGASGRYESLRELAFEYAFILDRLGLGTRD, encoded by the coding sequence ATGTATAAGGATAATTTTTTACAAAATATTACTAAACCACCAGTTGCTGACAAACACCCAGAAGTTTTAGAGTTACACGGCGATCGCCGCATTGATAACTACTTTTGGTTACGTGATGTTGATAACCCCCAAGTTATAGGTTATTTAGAAGCAGAAAATAGTTATACAGCAGCGATGATGCAACACACAGAATCGCTGCAAACCAATCTCTACAATGAAATGTTGGCGCGGATTAAAGAGACTGACTTATCTGTGCCTTATCGTAAAGATGATTACTACTATTATTTACGTACGGAAGAAGGCAAAGATTATCCAATCTATTGCCGTAAAAAAGGCAGTTTATCAGCAACAGAAGAAGTACTTTTAGATGAAAATGAATTAGCTAAAGGACACGAATTCTTTAGTTTAGGCGTATTTGATATTAGCCCTAATCATCAAATTTTAGCTTATTCTGCTGATACTAGTGGCTCTGAGCAATATACTTTATTTTTCCGCGACTTAACCACCAATCAGTTATTATCAGAAACTATCCCTGATACCTATTTTTCTTTTGCTTGGGCAAACGATAATCAAACAGTATTTTATACCAAAATTGATGATGCCAATCGTCCCTATCAACTGTTTCGCCATAGTTTAGGAACTTCTCCTGATGAAGATATTCTCCTCTATGAGGAAGCTGATGAACTTTATCATTTATATGTGGATAAAACCCGTAGCCAAGCATATATATTGATGAGCTTAAGAAGTAGTATAACTACAGAAGTTCATTATTTAGATGCAAATCATCCGCAGGGGAATTGGCAATTAGTTCATCCCCGCACTACAGGGATGGAATACGATGTAGATCATCACAGCGATTACTTTTACATTGTGACTAATGATGCGGCTACTAACTTTAAATTGGTAAAAACTTTAGTAGCTTCACCAAGTAAAGCCAATTGGCAGATAGTGATTCCCCACCAAGAAGATATTTTGTTAACAGGAATTAGTCTATTTGCGAATCATTTAGTCATTTATGAACGCAAATGTGGGTTAGAAACTGCCAGAGTGCGAAATTTATCCACAGGTGAGGAAAGTAATATTAATTTTCCTGAACCGACCTATGAATTTTATGAAGGTAATAACCCAGAGTTTCATACTACCATTCTCCGTTTTCATTACACTTCGTTTATTACGCCGCAATCTGTTTTCGATTACAACATGGAAACACAACAGCGGGAGTTGAAAAAAGAAACAGAAGTACTTGGTGGTTACGACAGAACTCAATATCAAAGTGAATGGCTAATGGCTACCGCCGAAGATGGGACAAAAATTCCCATATCAATTGTTTACAAACAAGGAATTAAAAAAGATAGCCAAAATCCCTTATTACTGACAGGTTACGGCGCTTACGGTTCTTCTTACCCAGCCACATTTTCCTCAAATCGCCTGACATTGCTAGATAGAGGAGTCGTGTTTGCCATTGCCCATATTCGAGGTGGGGAAGAAATGGGGCGAAAATGGTATGAAGATGGCAAATTCTTACAGAAAAAAAACACCTTTACAGATTTTATCGCCTGTGCGGAATATTTAATTAATCAAAAATGGACAGCGAGCGATCGCCTAGTCATTACAGGCGGTAGTGCAGGCGGTTTATTGATGGGTGCAGTCACAAATCTCCGTCCAGAACTATTCAAAGCAGTAGTCGCCCATGTCCCCTTTGTAGACGTAGTCAGTACAATACTGGATACTTCATTACCCCTGTCAGCGATGGAATGGGAAGAATGGGGTAACCCCAATGATCCAGTCTATTACGACTACATGAAATCCTATTCGCCCTATGACAATGTTGAGGCGAAAGATTACCCAGATATGTTGATTACTGCTGGCTTAAATGATTCTCGTGTCAAATATTGGGAACCAGCTAAGTGGACAGCTAAACTCAGAGAACTCAAAACCGATAACAATATTCTTTTATTAAAAACCAATATGGGTGCAGGACATAGCGGCGCATCTGGACGTTATGAAAGCTTGCGCGAACTGGCTTTTGAGTATGCTTTTATTTTGGATAGGCTGGGACTAGGGACTAGGGACTAG
- a CDS encoding ABC transporter substrate-binding protein: MNITIFLPLIKKFFRNLTAYPRKFLTLVIGLSLCLIFLSSCQQTINKDNDVIHLTLWQGINPPVNRDVFQKLVDRFNQAHPNIQVESIFAGALDQQLPKVLAAVVGNAAPDILSFYPQITGQLVELGAVRPLEDWLDKLAVKSEVIPNSLNELKLDGHLWSVPLYTSNIGIFYRPKLFKAAGITEMPKTWAELREAAKKLTIDRNSDNRPEQYGMVLPLGKGEWTVFSWFPFLLSAGGEVVTNNQPNLMNPGAIAALQFWQDLLKDGSATLSAPERGYEEDAFIAGRVAMQITGPWTYITKSDVDYGVFPIPANTNQATVIGGGNLYVMKTTPAREKAAMEFLAYVLSEEFQTEWSIGTGFLPVNIKSAESAAYQKYLNQKPWLKVFMEQMPVANARPTIAGYSRLSDSLGRAIESTLMGQSNAENALKLAQERLELIWDNNKDR; this comes from the coding sequence ATGAACATAACCATTTTTTTGCCCCTAATCAAAAAATTCTTCCGCAATTTAACCGCTTATCCTCGGAAGTTTTTAACTCTGGTAATTGGCCTGAGTTTGTGTCTCATATTTTTGTCTAGTTGCCAGCAAACAATCAATAAAGATAATGATGTTATACATCTCACTTTGTGGCAAGGGATCAATCCGCCTGTGAATCGGGATGTGTTTCAAAAACTGGTAGATAGATTTAATCAGGCTCATCCAAATATCCAAGTTGAATCTATCTTTGCAGGTGCGCTAGACCAACAATTACCAAAAGTCTTGGCAGCAGTTGTTGGCAATGCTGCTCCAGATATTTTGTCATTTTATCCCCAAATTACGGGTCAATTAGTAGAGCTAGGCGCAGTTCGTCCTTTGGAAGATTGGCTAGACAAATTGGCGGTCAAATCGGAAGTTATACCCAACTCTCTAAATGAATTAAAATTAGACGGACATTTGTGGTCAGTGCCACTTTACACTAGCAATATCGGCATTTTTTACCGACCTAAGCTTTTTAAAGCTGCGGGAATAACGGAAATGCCTAAAACGTGGGCAGAATTACGAGAAGCAGCGAAAAAATTAACTATAGACCGTAATAGCGACAACCGACCAGAACAGTATGGAATGGTATTACCCCTAGGAAAGGGAGAATGGACAGTTTTTAGTTGGTTTCCCTTTTTATTGAGTGCTGGGGGAGAGGTAGTCACCAATAATCAACCAAATTTAATGAATCCCGGTGCGATCGCCGCCTTACAATTTTGGCAAGACCTCTTAAAAGATGGTTCAGCAACTCTTTCTGCGCCAGAACGGGGTTATGAAGAGGATGCTTTTATTGCCGGTCGTGTGGCGATGCAAATTACAGGCCCCTGGACTTACATTACTAAGTCTGATGTTGATTATGGTGTATTTCCCATACCTGCAAATACAAACCAAGCTACGGTTATAGGTGGGGGAAATCTCTATGTCATGAAAACTACCCCAGCTAGAGAAAAAGCTGCAATGGAATTTTTAGCCTATGTTTTAAGCGAAGAATTCCAAACAGAATGGAGTATTGGCACAGGTTTTTTACCTGTAAATATCAAATCTGCTGAAAGTGCAGCTTATCAAAAATATCTTAACCAAAAGCCTTGGTTAAAGGTATTTATGGAACAAATGCCCGTAGCTAATGCGCGACCAACTATTGCTGGCTATAGCCGTTTATCTGATAGTCTTGGTAGAGCGATTGAGTCTACGCTAATGGGTCAATCTAATGCTGAAAACGCTCTGAAATTAGCACAAGAGCGTTTAGAACTCATTTGGGATAATAACAAAGATAGATAG
- a CDS encoding glycosyltransferase family 2 protein: MTSISFDVLPEISVLLCTYNRDKYLSNCINSVINQTFRDWELVIVDDGSQDNTFEIVNPYLKEFRNIRYLKHQNRKLGYAKNAGIQASFGKYITFIDSDDAYKPNHLESRLGYMKANAAIDLIEGGFDSEEEVWVADYFQPGKTINLRECVLGPTFFGKRQVFFELKGFNNIPYGEDTDFWQRAEQIFKTQKITEPQTYIYTRAETSITKTFVEKISASG; this comes from the coding sequence ATGACTAGTATATCGTTTGACGTTTTACCAGAAATATCTGTACTTTTATGTACATACAATCGAGATAAATATTTAAGCAACTGTATTAATAGCGTTATCAACCAAACTTTTAGAGATTGGGAACTAGTAATAGTTGATGATGGTAGCCAAGATAATACTTTTGAAATAGTGAACCCTTATTTAAAAGAATTTAGAAATATTCGTTATCTAAAACATCAAAATAGGAAACTCGGTTATGCTAAAAATGCTGGAATTCAAGCATCATTTGGCAAATATATAACTTTTATTGATAGCGATGATGCATATAAACCCAACCATTTAGAGTCACGACTGGGATATATGAAAGCCAATGCAGCAATTGACTTAATTGAAGGAGGGTTTGATTCTGAAGAAGAAGTTTGGGTAGCAGATTATTTTCAGCCAGGTAAAACCATTAATCTAAGAGAATGCGTTTTGGGCCCAACATTCTTTGGCAAGAGACAGGTATTTTTTGAGTTAAAGGGATTCAATAATATTCCCTATGGAGAAGATACAGATTTTTGGCAGCGTGCCGAACAAATATTTAAAACTCAAAAAATCACCGAACCACAAACCTATATCTATACAAGAGCCGAAACTAGTATTACCAAGACCTTTGTAGAAAAAATTTCCGCGTCTGGTTAA